From the unidentified bacterial endosymbiont genome, one window contains:
- a CDS encoding DUF484 domain-containing protein: protein MKQPGEELQETLTELDDRAVVDYLLRNPAFFIRNACVVEQMRVPHPVRGTVSLVEWQMARSRNHINQLEENMTLLMEQANNNESLFYRLLHLQARLASAHSLDEFLSRFHRWARELGLAGATLRLFPERWRIGAPSGFTHLALNRQAFEPLRIQRLGQAHHYLGPLNGPELLVVLPEAKAIGSVAMSLMGRDGDLGVMLFTSRDAHHYEQGQGTQLLQEIALMLPELLERWIERV from the coding sequence ATGAAACAGCCAGGGGAAGAACTGCAGGAAACGCTGACGGAGCTGGACGACAGAGCTGTTGTTGATTATTTGCTGCGCAATCCTGCGTTTTTTATTCGCAATGCATGCGTCGTCGAACAGATGCGCGTGCCGCATCCGGTGCGTGGAACCGTGTCGTTAGTCGAATGGCAGATGGCACGTTCGCGCAACCACATTAATCAGCTCGAAGAGAACATGACGCTGCTGATGGAGCAGGCGAATAATAACGAAAGCCTGTTTTATCGTCTGCTGCATTTGCAGGCGCGTCTGGCCTCGGCGCATAGCCTTGACGAGTTCCTGAGCCGATTTCACCGCTGGGCGCGTGAACTGGGGCTGGCCGGCGCTACCCTGCGTCTCTTCCCTGAGCGCTGGCGAATTGGCGCACCGTCCGGCTTTACCCATCTGGCACTGAACCGTCAGGCGTTTGAACCGCTACGCATTCAGCGTCTCGGGCAGGCACATCACTATCTGGGGCCGCTGAACGGACCTGAGCTGCTGGTGGTGTTGCCGGAGGCCAAAGCTATTGGCTCGGTAGCCATGTCGCTGATGGGGCGCGATGGCGATCTGGGCGTGATGTTATTTACCAGCCGCGACGCGCATCACTACGAGCAGGGGCAAGGCACGCAACTGCTGCAGGAAATTGCCTTGATGCTGCCCGAGCTGCTGGAGCGCTGGATTGAGCGCGTATGA
- the hemY gene encoding protoheme IX biogenesis protein HemY, producing the protein MLKVLLLFILLIAGIVLGPMLAGHQGYVLIQTDNYNIETSVTGLAIVLILSVVVLFAIEWILRRIFRTGAHTRGWFVGRKRRRARKQTEQALLKLAEGDYQQVEKLLSKNADHAEQPVVNYLLAAEAAQQRGDEARANQHLERASELASNDQIPVEITRVRLQLARNENHAARHGIDRLLEITPRHPEVLRLAEQAYIRTGAWGSLLDIIPSMAKAEVGDDEHRDELQRLAWIGLMDQARADLGSDGLKTWWKNQSRKTRQQVPLQVAMAEHLIECDDHDTAQEILLDGLKRQYDDRLVMVIPRLKTNNPEQIEKMLRQQIKSVGDRPLLWSTLGQSLMKHGEWQEAGLAFRVALKHRPDAFDYAWLADTLDKLHKPEEAAAMRRDGLLLTLQNNAPQ; encoded by the coding sequence ATGCTGAAAGTCCTCTTACTCTTTATCCTGCTGATCGCCGGGATCGTCCTCGGACCAATGCTGGCGGGCCATCAGGGGTACGTTCTGATCCAGACCGATAACTACAACATCGAAACCAGCGTAACGGGGCTGGCGATCGTGCTGATCCTCAGTGTCGTGGTGTTGTTTGCTATCGAGTGGATCCTGCGCCGCATCTTCCGCACCGGAGCACATACCCGCGGCTGGTTTGTTGGCCGTAAGCGCCGTCGCGCCCGTAAGCAGACCGAGCAGGCGCTGCTTAAGCTCGCCGAGGGTGACTATCAGCAGGTTGAAAAGCTGCTGTCAAAGAATGCCGACCATGCCGAACAGCCAGTGGTGAACTACCTGTTGGCGGCTGAAGCCGCGCAGCAGCGTGGCGATGAAGCCCGCGCCAATCAGCATCTTGAACGTGCGTCTGAACTGGCTTCAAATGACCAGATCCCGGTAGAAATTACACGCGTTCGTCTGCAGCTGGCACGTAATGAGAACCACGCCGCGCGTCATGGAATAGACCGTCTACTGGAAATCACCCCGCGCCATCCTGAAGTGCTACGCCTTGCCGAGCAGGCCTATATTCGCACCGGTGCCTGGGGCTCGCTGCTGGATATCATTCCTTCCATGGCGAAAGCGGAAGTGGGTGATGATGAGCATCGTGATGAGCTTCAGCGTCTGGCGTGGATTGGGCTGATGGACCAGGCGCGCGCCGATCTGGGCAGCGATGGTCTGAAAACCTGGTGGAAGAATCAGAGCCGTAAAACGCGTCAGCAGGTTCCCCTGCAGGTGGCAATGGCGGAACATCTGATTGAATGTGACGATCATGACACCGCACAGGAGATCCTCCTCGACGGACTGAAACGCCAGTACGACGATCGTCTGGTAATGGTGATCCCGCGTCTGAAAACCAATAACCCGGAGCAAATTGAAAAAATGCTCCGCCAGCAGATCAAATCCGTCGGCGATCGGCCCCTGCTCTGGAGCACGCTGGGCCAGTCGCTGATGAAGCACGGCGAGTGGCAGGAGGCGGGTCTCGCCTTCCGTGTGGCGCTAAAACATCGCCCGGATGCGTTTGATTACGCGTGGCTTGCCGATACGCTGGATAAGCTGCACAAGCCGGAAGAGGCGGCAGCCATGCGCCGGGACGGCCTGTTATTGACGTTGCAAAATAATGCCCCTCAGTAG
- the dapF gene encoding diaminopimelate epimerase, with product MQFSKMHGLGNDFMVVDAVTQNVFFSPELIRRLADRHLGVGFDQLLVVEPPYDPDLDFHYRIFNADGSEVSQCGNGARCFARFVRLKGLTSKRDIRVSTANGRMVLSVTDDELVRVNMGEPNFEPSVVPFRANKAEKTYIMRAAEQTVLCGVVSMGNPHCVIQVDDVETAAVESLGPVLESHERFPERANIGFMQVVKREHIRLRVFERGAGETQACGSGACAAVAVGISQGLLAEEVRVELPGGRLDIAWKGPGHPLYMTGPAAHVYDGFIHL from the coding sequence ATGCAGTTCTCTAAAATGCATGGCCTTGGCAACGATTTTATGGTCGTCGACGCGGTAACGCAGAATGTCTTTTTCTCCCCGGAACTGATCCGTCGTCTGGCGGACCGGCATCTGGGCGTGGGGTTTGATCAACTGCTGGTGGTTGAACCGCCCTACGATCCTGACCTTGATTTCCACTATCGTATTTTTAATGCGGACGGCAGTGAAGTCTCCCAGTGCGGCAACGGCGCGCGCTGTTTTGCCCGCTTTGTCCGCCTGAAAGGGCTAACCAGCAAGCGTGATATCCGCGTCAGCACCGCCAATGGCCGCATGGTGCTCAGCGTCACCGATGACGAGCTGGTGCGTGTTAACATGGGCGAGCCGAACTTCGAGCCCTCCGTCGTACCGTTTCGCGCAAACAAAGCGGAAAAGACTTATATTATGCGTGCAGCCGAGCAGACAGTATTGTGCGGCGTCGTTTCGATGGGCAATCCGCACTGCGTTATTCAGGTTGATGATGTTGAAACCGCTGCGGTAGAAAGCCTCGGCCCGGTACTGGAAAGCCATGAGCGCTTCCCGGAGCGGGCAAATATCGGTTTTATGCAGGTGGTGAAACGTGAGCATATTCGTTTACGCGTATTCGAGCGCGGCGCGGGCGAAACCCAGGCTTGCGGAAGCGGTGCCTGTGCTGCCGTCGCGGTTGGCATCTCCCAGGGGTTACTGGCAGAAGAGGTTCGCGTGGAATTGCCAGGCGGTCGCCTTGATATCGCCTGGAAAGGACCGGGTCATCCACTGTATATGACTGGCCCGGCGGCACATGTCTATGACGGGTTTATCCATCTATGA
- the hemX gene encoding uroporphyrinogen-III C-methyltransferase, producing MTEHEKPSAVVEETRETVEVTPQSETTEKTVEKKNGSSKTSLALSAIAIAIALAAGVGLYGLVKQQGANQTTARDALVNQLTALQKAQETQKTELEGIIKQQAAALADANSKQEELAKQLDEVQEKVATISGTDAKTWLLSQADFLVKLAGRKLWTDQDVTTAAALLKSADASLADMNDPSLIAARRAITEDIASLSAVSQVDYDGIILKVNQLSNQIDNLQLADNNDDDSPMDSDGTELSSSLSEWRVNLQKSWQNFMDNFITIRRRDETAVPLLAPNQDIYLRENIRSRLLVAAQAIPRHQEETYKQALDNVSTWVRAYYNTDDATTTAFLEDIDKLSQQNITMNVPDKLESQPILEKLMQTRVRNLLAQPGMPAEPAAEAPAPENAPQGE from the coding sequence ATGACGGAACACGAAAAACCCTCCGCCGTGGTTGAAGAGACCAGGGAGACTGTGGAGGTTACGCCACAGTCAGAAACGACTGAGAAAACTGTTGAGAAAAAAAACGGCAGCAGTAAAACCAGCCTTGCGCTGAGCGCGATTGCCATCGCCATTGCGCTGGCGGCAGGCGTGGGCCTGTACGGCTTAGTGAAGCAGCAAGGTGCGAACCAAACGACTGCCCGCGATGCGCTGGTTAACCAGTTGACCGCGCTACAAAAAGCGCAGGAGACGCAGAAAACCGAGCTGGAAGGCATTATTAAACAACAGGCTGCCGCACTTGCAGATGCGAACAGCAAGCAGGAAGAGCTGGCCAAACAGCTGGACGAAGTGCAGGAAAAGGTTGCCACCATTTCCGGTACCGATGCCAAAACCTGGCTGCTCTCACAGGCCGATTTCCTGGTCAAACTGGCCGGGCGTAAGCTGTGGACCGATCAGGATGTCACCACGGCCGCCGCGCTGCTGAAAAGCGCCGATGCAAGCCTGGCGGACATGAATGACCCAAGCCTTATCGCCGCACGCCGCGCGATCACGGAAGATATCGCCAGCCTCTCCGCCGTTTCACAGGTGGATTATGACGGCATTATCCTCAAGGTGAACCAGCTCTCCAACCAGATCGATAACCTGCAGCTAGCGGATAATAACGATGATGATTCCCCCATGGATTCCGACGGTACAGAGCTGTCCAGTTCACTGAGTGAATGGCGGGTAAACCTGCAAAAAAGCTGGCAGAACTTTATGGACAACTTCATCACTATTCGCCGCCGTGATGAGACCGCCGTACCGCTGTTAGCACCGAACCAGGATATCTATCTGCGCGAAAATATTCGCTCCCGCCTGCTGGTTGCGGCGCAGGCTATTCCGCGTCATCAGGAAGAGACCTATAAACAGGCGCTGGATAACGTCTCGACGTGGGTTCGCGCTTACTACAATACCGATGATGCCACCACCACGGCATTCCTCGAAGACATCGATAAGCTTAGCCAGCAAAACATTACCATGAACGTGCCGGATAAGCTGGAAAGCCAGCCGATTCTGGAGAAGTTGATGCAGACGCGCGTGCGTAACCTGTTGGCACAACCGGGCATGCCGGCAGAACCGGCAGCCGAAGCGCCAGCGCCTGAAAATGCGCCACAAGGAGAGTAA
- the thrP gene encoding bifunctional threonine/serine APC transporter ThrP, whose protein sequence is MAEKKPELQRGLEARHIELIALGGTIGVGLFMGSASTLQWAGPSVLLAYIIAGLFVFFIMRSMGEMLFLEPVAGSFAVYAHRYMSPFFGYLTAWSYWFMWMAVGISEITAIGVYVQFWFPDMVQWIPALIAVGLVALANLAAVRLYGEIEFWFAMIKVTTIIVMIVVGLGVIFFGFGNGGQSLGFGNLTEHGGFFAGGWKGFLTALCIVVASYQGVELIGITAGEAKNPQVTLRSAVGKVLWRILIFYVGAIFVIVTLFPWNEIGTTGSPFVLTFAKIGITAAAGIINFVVLTAALSGCNSGMYSCGRMLYALSKNNQLPAAMGKVSRAGVPVAGVAVSIAILLVGSCLNYIIPNPQRVFVYVYSASVLPGMIPWFVILISQLRFRQAHKQAIASHPFRSIMFPYANYMTMAFLICVLIGMYLNEDTRMSLFVGMIFLAAVTVAYKLFALGRRTTRVKVE, encoded by the coding sequence CGTTCTGCTGGCGTATATTATCGCCGGGCTGTTCGTCTTCTTCATCATGCGTTCTATGGGCGAGATGCTTTTCCTGGAACCCGTAGCCGGTTCATTCGCAGTTTACGCGCATCGCTACATGAGCCCGTTTTTTGGCTACCTCACGGCCTGGTCGTACTGGTTTATGTGGATGGCGGTTGGCATCTCAGAAATCACCGCGATAGGGGTCTACGTGCAGTTCTGGTTCCCGGACATGGTGCAGTGGATACCCGCGCTCATTGCTGTGGGGCTAGTAGCGCTGGCAAACCTTGCTGCCGTGCGCCTCTACGGCGAGATCGAATTCTGGTTCGCGATGATCAAAGTCACCACAATCATCGTCATGATTGTGGTCGGGCTGGGGGTGATCTTCTTTGGCTTTGGCAACGGCGGACAATCCCTTGGCTTTGGTAACCTCACTGAACACGGTGGCTTCTTCGCGGGCGGCTGGAAAGGCTTCCTGACGGCGCTCTGTATCGTGGTCGCCTCCTACCAGGGGGTAGAGCTTATTGGGATCACCGCCGGTGAAGCGAAAAATCCGCAGGTTACCCTGCGTAGCGCCGTTGGCAAGGTGCTGTGGCGGATCCTGATTTTCTACGTGGGGGCGATTTTCGTTATCGTCACCCTCTTCCCGTGGAACGAAATCGGCACCACTGGCAGCCCATTTGTACTCACCTTCGCGAAGATTGGCATCACGGCGGCGGCTGGCATCATCAACTTTGTAGTGCTGACGGCAGCGCTGTCTGGCTGTAACAGCGGCATGTACAGCTGTGGGCGTATGCTATATGCCCTTTCTAAAAACAACCAGCTGCCGGCGGCAATGGGGAAAGTCTCCCGAGCGGGCGTGCCGGTTGCAGGCGTGGCGGTGTCGATTGCGATTTTGCTGGTCGGCTCTTGCCTGAACTACATCATCCCTAATCCGCAGCGGGTGTTTGTATACGTCTATAGCGCCAGCGTGTTGCCGGGGATGATTCCGTGGTTTGTTATCCTGATAAGCCAGCTGCGGTTCCGCCAGGCGCACAAGCAGGCAATTGCCAGCCATCCGTTCCGCTCGATAATGTTCCCGTACGCGAACTATATGACCATGGCGTTCCTGATTTGCGTCTTAATCGGGATGTACTTAAATGAAGACACCCGCATGTCGCTGTTTGTCGGGATGATCTTCCTTGCTGCGGTGACGGTGGCATATAAACTTTTTGCCCTCGGCCGCCGTACTACTCGCGTGAAAGTGGAGTAA
- the hemC gene encoding hydroxymethylbilane synthase, which produces MLDNVLRIATRQSPLALWQAHYVKQCLEACHTGLRVELVPMVTRGDVILDTPLAKVGGKGLFVKELELALLENRADIAVHSMKDVPVAFPHGLGLVTICEREDPRDAFVSNQYDSLEALPAGSVVGTSSLRRQCQLAERRPDLVIRSLRGNVGTRLGKLDNGDYDAIILAVAGLKRLGLASRIRVALPPELSLPAVGQGAVGIECRLEDTRTRHLLAPLNHDLTAIRVKAERAMNTRLEGGCQVPIGSYAELSNGELWLRALVGAPDGSQMVRGERRGHPQDAEALGVSLAEELLNNGAREILADVYNGEPPA; this is translated from the coding sequence ATGTTAGACAATGTTTTGAGAATTGCCACACGCCAAAGCCCCCTCGCGCTCTGGCAGGCACATTATGTTAAGCAGTGCCTCGAAGCCTGCCACACAGGATTACGCGTCGAGCTGGTGCCAATGGTGACGCGCGGCGACGTGATTCTTGATACACCGCTGGCGAAAGTCGGCGGAAAAGGCCTGTTTGTTAAAGAGCTGGAATTGGCATTGCTTGAGAACCGCGCCGATATCGCCGTACATTCCATGAAAGACGTGCCCGTAGCGTTCCCACACGGGTTGGGGCTGGTGACCATCTGCGAGCGCGAAGACCCGCGTGATGCGTTCGTCTCCAATCAATATGACTCGCTGGAGGCCTTGCCGGCAGGTAGCGTGGTTGGCACGTCCAGTTTACGCCGTCAATGTCAGTTGGCTGAACGTCGTCCGGACCTGGTTATCCGCTCCTTGCGCGGTAACGTCGGCACGCGCCTCGGCAAGCTGGATAACGGTGATTACGATGCGATTATTCTCGCCGTGGCGGGGCTGAAGCGTCTGGGGTTGGCGTCGCGTATTCGCGTCGCGTTGCCGCCAGAACTCTCGCTCCCCGCCGTGGGTCAGGGTGCCGTTGGCATTGAGTGCCGTCTGGAAGATACGCGTACCCGACACCTTCTTGCGCCGCTGAATCATGACCTGACCGCCATCCGCGTTAAAGCCGAGCGGGCAATGAATACCCGCCTCGAAGGCGGCTGTCAGGTGCCAATTGGCAGCTATGCTGAATTAAGCAACGGTGAACTGTGGTTGCGTGCGCTGGTTGGCGCGCCGGACGGTTCACAGATGGTACGCGGCGAGCGTCGCGGCCATCCGCAAGACGCAGAAGCGCTTGGCGTATCGCTGGCAGAAGAGTTGCTCAATAACGGTGCCCGTGAAATCCTGGCCGACGTCTATAATGGAGAACCCCCTGCATGA
- the cyaA gene encoding class I adenylate cyclase, which yields MYLYIETLKQRLDAINQLRVDRALAAMGPAFQQVYSLLPTLLHYHHPLMPGYLDGNVPQGICLFTPDETQQHYLNELELYRGMPPQVSPKGELPITGVYSMGSTSSVGQSCSSDLDIWVCHQSWLDNDERQLLQRKCSLLESWAASLGVEVSFFLIDENRFRHNESGSLGGEDCGSTQHILLLDEFYRSAVRLAGKRILWNMVPCDEEEHYDDYVMSLYSQGVLTPNEWLDLGGLSSLSAEEYFGASLWQLYKSIDSPYKAVLKTLLLEAYSWEYPAPRLLAKDIKQRLHDGEIVSFGLDAYCMMLERVTEYLKAIDDTTRLDLVRRCFYLKVCEKLSRERACVGWRREVVSQLVKEWGWEEERLSMLDNRANWKIDQVREAHNELLDAMMQSYRNLIRFARRNNLSVSASPQDIGVLTRKLYAAFEALPGKVTLVNPQISPDLSEPNLTFIYVPPGRANRTGWYLYNRAPSMDSIVSHQPLEYNRYLNKLVAWAWFNGLLTSRTRLFIKGNEVVDLAKLQEMVADVSHHFPLRLPAPTPKALYSPCEIRHLAIIVNLEYDPTAAFRNQVVHFDFRKLDVFSFGEQQNCLVGSVDLLYRNSWNEVRTLHFNGEQAMIEALKTILGKMHQDAAPPDSVEVFCYSQHLRGLIRTRVQQLVSECIELRLSSTRQETGRFKALRVSGQTWGLFFERLNVSVQKLENAIEFYGAISHNKLHGLSVQVETNHVKLPQVVDGFASEGIIQFFFEQSGDDAGFNIYILDETNRAEVYHHCEGSKEELVRDVSRFYSSSHDRFTYGSSFINFNLPQFYQIVTVDGRTQVIPFRTQAVAPAMPANQDTAPLLQQYFS from the coding sequence TTGTACCTCTATATTGAGACTCTGAAACAGAGACTGGATGCCATAAATCAATTGCGTGTGGATCGCGCGCTTGCTGCAATGGGACCTGCTTTCCAACAGGTTTACAGTCTGCTGCCGACATTACTGCATTATCACCATCCGCTGATGCCAGGTTACCTTGATGGTAACGTTCCCCAGGGCATTTGCCTCTTCACGCCTGATGAAACCCAACAGCACTATCTCAACGAGCTTGAACTCTACCGCGGTATGCCGCCGCAGGTCTCTCCAAAAGGCGAGCTGCCGATTACCGGCGTTTACTCTATGGGAAGCACGTCATCGGTAGGACAAAGCTGTTCTTCTGACCTGGATATCTGGGTCTGCCATCAATCCTGGCTTGATAACGACGAGCGCCAGCTTCTGCAGCGTAAATGCAGCCTGCTCGAAAGCTGGGCGGCGTCGCTCGGCGTGGAAGTGAGCTTCTTCCTGATTGATGAAAACCGTTTCCGCCATAATGAAAGCGGCAGTCTGGGGGGCGAAGACTGCGGTTCGACCCAGCACATCTTACTGCTGGATGAGTTTTACCGTAGCGCCGTGCGCCTGGCCGGGAAGCGTATTCTATGGAATATGGTGCCGTGCGACGAAGAAGAGCATTACGATGATTACGTGATGTCGCTCTATTCGCAGGGCGTTCTGACGCCAAACGAATGGCTGGATCTCGGCGGCCTGAGCTCGCTGTCGGCAGAAGAGTACTTTGGCGCGAGCCTCTGGCAGCTTTATAAAAGTATTGATTCCCCTTACAAAGCGGTGCTGAAAACCCTGCTGCTCGAAGCCTATTCCTGGGAATATCCCGCCCCGCGACTACTGGCAAAAGATATCAAGCAGCGTCTGCACGATGGGGAGATCGTCTCCTTTGGGCTTGATGCCTACTGCATGATGCTGGAACGCGTCACCGAATACCTGAAAGCCATTGATGACACCACGCGTCTTGACCTTGTGCGTCGATGTTTCTATCTCAAAGTGTGTGAAAAGCTCAGCCGCGAGCGCGCATGCGTTGGCTGGCGTCGTGAAGTGGTCAGTCAATTAGTGAAAGAGTGGGGATGGGAAGAAGAACGCCTGTCCATGCTCGACAACCGCGCCAACTGGAAAATCGATCAGGTGCGTGAAGCGCACAATGAACTGCTTGATGCGATGATGCAAAGCTATCGTAATTTGATCCGCTTTGCGCGGCGCAACAACCTCAGCGTTTCCGCCAGCCCGCAGGACATCGGGGTATTGACCCGTAAACTGTACGCCGCTTTCGAAGCGCTGCCGGGTAAAGTCACGCTGGTGAACCCGCAGATTTCACCAGACCTGTCAGAACCGAACCTGACCTTTATCTATGTGCCGCCGGGCCGCGCAAACCGTACCGGGTGGTATCTGTACAACCGTGCGCCAAGCATGGATTCCATCGTCAGCCATCAGCCGCTGGAATATAACCGTTATTTGAACAAGCTGGTGGCCTGGGCCTGGTTTAACGGCCTGCTGACCTCGCGCACCCGGTTGTTTATCAAGGGTAACGAGGTGGTCGATTTAGCCAAACTGCAGGAGATGGTGGCGGATGTGTCGCACCACTTCCCGCTGCGTCTGCCCGCGCCGACGCCAAAAGCACTTTACAGCCCGTGTGAAATTCGCCACCTGGCGATTATCGTCAATCTGGAGTACGACCCGACGGCGGCCTTCCGCAATCAGGTGGTTCACTTTGATTTCCGCAAACTGGATGTCTTCAGCTTCGGCGAGCAGCAAAACTGCCTGGTGGGCAGCGTAGACTTGCTGTACCGCAACTCGTGGAATGAAGTGCGTACCCTGCACTTTAACGGCGAGCAGGCGATGATCGAAGCGCTGAAAACCATTCTCGGTAAGATGCATCAGGATGCCGCGCCGCCGGACAGCGTAGAGGTGTTCTGCTATAGCCAGCATCTGCGCGGTTTGATTCGTACTCGCGTGCAGCAGCTGGTTTCTGAATGCATCGAACTGCGTCTCTCCAGCACCCGCCAGGAAACCGGGCGCTTTAAAGCGCTGCGCGTTTCCGGCCAGACCTGGGGGCTGTTCTTTGAACGCCTGAATGTGTCAGTGCAGAAACTGGAAAATGCGATAGAGTTTTACGGCGCTATCTCGCACAACAAGCTGCATGGCTTGTCGGTGCAGGTGGAAACCAACCACGTCAAATTGCCGCAGGTGGTCGATGGCTTTGCCAGTGAGGGGATTATTCAGTTCTTCTTCGAACAGTCGGGCGACGATGCTGGTTTTAATATTTATATCCTGGATGAGACCAACCGCGCCGAGGTCTATCACCACTGTGAAGGCAGTAAAGAGGAGCTGGTGCGGGACGTTAGCCGCTTCTACTCCTCTTCGCACGACCGCTTTACCTATGGCTCAAGCTTTATCAACTTCAACCTGCCGCAGTTCTACCAGATTGTGACCGTAGATGGCCGTACGCAGGTGATCCCGTTCCGCACGCAGGCAGTTGCGCCGGCGATGCCCGCCAACCAGGACACTGCTCCGCTGCTGCAACAGTACTTCTCATGA
- the hemD gene encoding uroporphyrinogen-III synthase has translation MSILVTRPSPAGEHLVSRLRALGQVAWSFPLIEFSPGRELPTLANALNTLHDGDLLFALSQHAVEFAHAQLQQQGHRWPTTPRYFAIGRTTALALHTNSGIDVRYPLDREISEVLLQLPELQNVAGKHALILRGNSGRELLGETLRERGASVTFCECYQRCAKKYDGAQEAMRWHTRGINTLVVTSGEMLQQLWTLIPHWYRENWLLRCRLLVVSERLANHARELGWQDIRIADNADNDALLRALQ, from the coding sequence ATGAGTATTCTTGTCACCCGCCCTTCTCCCGCAGGAGAGCATTTAGTGAGCCGTCTGCGCGCACTGGGGCAGGTGGCCTGGAGTTTTCCGCTGATTGAATTCTCCCCGGGTCGCGAGCTGCCTACGCTCGCCAACGCGTTGAATACTTTGCATGACGGCGATCTGCTGTTTGCGCTGTCGCAACATGCCGTGGAATTCGCCCATGCGCAGTTGCAACAGCAAGGGCATCGCTGGCCAACCACCCCCCGCTATTTTGCCATTGGCCGCACGACCGCGCTGGCCCTGCATACCAACAGTGGAATAGACGTTCGCTATCCGTTAGATCGGGAAATCAGCGAAGTCTTGCTACAATTACCTGAATTACAAAATGTTGCGGGAAAACACGCCCTGATTTTACGCGGGAATAGCGGACGCGAGCTGCTGGGGGAAACGCTGCGGGAACGCGGTGCTAGCGTCACGTTCTGCGAATGCTATCAGCGTTGCGCAAAAAAGTATGATGGCGCGCAAGAGGCGATGCGCTGGCATACGCGCGGCATCAACACGCTGGTGGTGACCAGCGGTGAAATGCTGCAGCAGCTTTGGACGCTCATTCCGCACTGGTATCGTGAAAACTGGTTACTCCGCTGCCGGCTTCTGGTCGTCAGCGAGCGTCTGGCGAACCATGCCCGGGAGCTGGGCTGGCAAGATATTCGGATCGCCGATAACGCCGACAACGATGCGCTGCTGCGCGCATTACAATAA
- the lptM gene encoding LPS translocon maturation chaperone LptM, with protein sequence MKNVFRTLAVLVTLFSLTGCGLKGPLYFPPADKTAPPPTRPVKSGIESTTPDRNDRGNNGGPTQINN encoded by the coding sequence ATGAAAAATGTTTTCCGAACGCTTGCCGTTCTCGTCACGCTGTTTAGCCTGACCGGCTGTGGGCTGAAAGGGCCGCTGTACTTCCCGCCTGCGGATAAAACCGCACCACCACCGACGAGACCTGTAAAAAGCGGCATCGAGTCCACCACGCCAGACAGGAACGATCGCGGCAACAATGGTGGCCCGACTCAGATCAATAACTGA
- the cyaY gene encoding iron donor protein CyaY, with the protein MNDSEFHRLADTLWMTIEERLDDWDGDSDIDCEINGGILTLSFENGSKVIINRQEPLHQVWLAAKQGGYHFSWQEGEWVCDRSGVPFWDLLEQAATAQAGETVSFR; encoded by the coding sequence ATGAACGACAGTGAATTTCATCGCCTTGCCGACACCCTGTGGATGACCATCGAAGAACGCCTCGACGACTGGGATGGCGACAGCGACATCGATTGTGAAATCAACGGCGGTATCCTGACCTTAAGCTTTGAAAACGGCAGCAAAGTTATTATTAACCGCCAGGAGCCGCTTCACCAGGTCTGGCTGGCAGCCAAACAGGGCGGATACCATTTCTCCTGGCAAGAGGGAGAGTGGGTGTGTGACCGTAGCGGCGTGCCGTTCTGGGATCTGCTGGAGCAGGCCGCGACCGCGCAGGCGGGTGAGACCGTCAGTTTCAGGTAA